One bacterium genomic window, GGTTCTTCGTCTACCTGGGCGCTCGCGTCGTCTGAGAAGCGCGTCCGTCTGAGAACCCGCCTTTCTGAGACTCACCTGTCAGGCCGATTCCTCAAACTCCTGGTACATCGTGCGCGCGAGTTCCACGCGACTGATGCCCATGGGAGCCACGCGAATGTCGAGCCGCGCACCGGGCAGATCGAACTGACGTTCCTTGAGGATCTCCTCGGAGAGATCATTCTCGTCCAGATAGTCGAGCAGTTCGTCTTCGGACATCTGGAAGCGCGCGGCGACCTCGCTCGGTCTCTGCTCCCGGTAGCCATCGCGTTCGGTAATGAACAGATGGAACGCACAGAACACACTGAAGGGTGTCAGATCCGTCAGCTCACTGAGGATCGGTGCGTCTGCGCGCTCGCTACTCGAGTGGCGATTGCGATCGGGATTCTGGCCGGACCTGCCCCCGCGCGAATGCGGCTGACCTCTACCGCCACGGCCGCGACCATTGCCTCGGCTCCCGTCTCGTCCGCTTCCATCTCGTCCGCTTGGTCGGCCCTGGCGCTCGGAGGCTCCGCCGCCCTGGGAGCTACCGCTACGACCTCGCCTTCGGGATCCGCTCATTCGTTTTCCGTTTCGGAGTGGAGCCCCTCCAGGGGCTTCTCCACTCATCGTCACGGACCGGAGTTTTCTAGATGCCGGGGGCCGAAGAATCGCCAGGCGCTACAGACCGCGGCAGAACGCCTCAGGATCGGATCAGCCGCGGCGGTCGATCTCTGCGGCGTAGCGCAGATCGGCCAGGAACTCGGGCAGCGCGGCGCTCACGCGGTGCCAGTTCGGAATCAGGCGCTTGGGTGCGGGATCGCCCACGAATGTCAGGCCCGCACCGCGCAGACCGGACGTGAAGGTCTCGACCATGAGTTCTTCGTCGTGCTGGTCGAAGCGCAATCCGTTGATCAGCGCGTCGTCCGCGTAGGAAGAAACCGTGTCCTGGGCCTGGCGCAGATAACCGGCGCACAGGGTGTTCAGGAAACCCGCATCGAACTGCACGCCCACACTCGCCAGGTTGTGGAACAACGTCGATGCGATATCGATCACCATGCGGTGCAGACCGCGCGTGGCGTCCTCAGCGGATAGCTCCTGATGCTTGTGATCGTAGTTGTCGCAGAGTTCCACCTGACAGATTCGATGGGGTGAAGCGGTGCGGAATACTTCGGCGAGTAGACCGATCTCCAGACCCCAGTCGCTTGGAATGCGTACCTGACGCGCCAGGGCGGTCTTCATGGCGAACTCTCCGGCCAGTGGATACCGGAAGCTCGAAATGAATCCAATGAGCGGTAACTCGGTCAGAGTCTGCTTGAGGGCGGCCAGTAACGGGGTCAGGAAAAGGCGCGTCACACGACCGTGAAGTCGGTCGGTCGCTCTGCCGTAGTAACCCTTGCAGTAGTCGTAGTCGAGATTCGGATGGATGACGGGAAAGCAAAGGCGCGCCAGAAACTCGCGGTCGTAACTCAATACGTCGCAATCGTGGAATGCGAGTGCGTCGGTCTGGCCGCGCGCCAGCGCGTAGCCGGCACCGATCCAGACCGCCCGGCCCTTCCCGTCCGGCCCTGGCGCCAAACCGCTGGAACGCAACTGATTGAGCAACTCGCCCACGGTCGGACCGCTGCTCCAGATGCAGAGCGCGTTGGGCAGGGCTTCGAAGTATTTCTGAACGTCCCGGAACTTTTCCGCGTCCGCGGTCCCCGAGACGCTGACGATCACCTCCTGCAGATAGGTGACCTCACGCAAGACCTCGAGGATGCCCGGGAGCCCGGGTCCCTGGATCTCCGTGTACAGACAGGGCAGCACCAGCCCCATGGGCCGGTCGCGCGCGAAGTGTTTCAACTCGCCCTCCAGGCGGCCCACATTGGGGGGGCCCAGCCGGTGCAGGGTGGTCGTCGCTCCGCTCTGATGGAAATCGCTCATTTGAATCGGCAGCTTAGCGGCTCGGCGGTCGAATGACTACGCTCCGCCTCATGCAGCCTGGGAGCAAACGCAGCCAGAAGCGGCACACGCTCGGCCTGGCCCTGGGCGCGGGCGGTGCCCGAGGACTCGCCCATGTCGGGGTTCTGAAGGCTCTCGGCGAAGCCGGCGTCCAGATCGATGCGATCGTGGGCACGAGCATCGGCGCTCTGGTCGGAGCGATCTACGCCGCAGGCCAGCTCGAGAACTTCGAACGCCAGGTGGCGGAACTCGAATGGGCCGATGTGATGCGCCTTTTCGATCCGGTCTGGCCCCGCTCCGGGCTCGTGTCGGGCGAGCGCGCCACAGAGTGGCTCCAGGGCCTGCTGGGCGATTGGCGCATCGAAGACCTGGCGATCCCGTTCGCCGCCGTCGCCGTCGATCTGGTGACCGGCGAAGAAGTCCTGATGGACAAGGGGCGCGTGGTCGACGCCGTGCGTGCGAGCATCTCGATTCCCGGCATCTTCGTACCCCATCGCATGGGCAAGCAACTGCTCGTAGATGGCGCGTTGCGCAATCCGGTACCGGTTTCGGATCTGGAATCCTTCGACGTCGATGTTCGAGTCGCAGTCAATCTGCACGCCCAACCGGTCCGCGAGATCATCTCGCGCAAGACGAACGGCACGAAACTCAGCATCGGCGGCCGGGTGTCGGAAACGATCGAGAAGGGACTCGCGCGTTTTCGCCGCAAGGGCAGCCGCTCCAATGCCGGGGCCGTAAGCGACGAGAGTGGACCGAATCTCTTCGAGGTCCTTACCGCATCGATGACGGTACTGGAACACGAACTCGCCCGGCACCGTCTGGCCAATGACCCCGTCGACGTGGTGATCGCACCCGATGTGCGCGGAATCCGCGCGCTGGAATTCCACAAGAGCAAACGCGCCATCCAGGCCGGGCACCGGGAAGTCGCTGCCCATCTGGACGACATCGAAGCCGCTCTCAAGCGCAGACGCCGAAAGCGTACGCGCCGTTACTGGTCGGCGGGCTCGATCTCGTGAGGCTCCGGCAGGTACTGCTGGAGCAACTCGAGTACCTCCGGATCGATCTCCAGGAATGACAATCCCAGTTCCTGGGTAAACGTGTCGAGGTCCGTGACGCGCACCAGTTCGCCGACGATGTCGACGGTCTTGTCGCCCAGCGTCAGCGATACGCGTATCCGCTCACCGACCTGGAGATCCAGGCCGACGGTCTGGAAGCGAATCCCGCCGATCGAAACATCGAGGGCCTGGGCCAGGCTGTCGCCGGAATCCACGCGGGCGATCGACACCAGGGATTCGGTGTGTACGCGATGGAATTTTCTTCGTTCGTCGCTGCTGTCTTCGGCCACGGCTGCTCCTCCGCTCTACCCTTCGGAAAGCGCCCCGGGTGGGCTTTAGCGGCGTCCCTGACTTCGGTCCCGGTCGAAGCCCTTGACGGGCCCCGGCCAGGACAGGTAAACACGTGATGTGCCGAGGGTTTTTCCTCACGCGCGAGGCTTCTCGAAGAGCATTCGAGGAGTTCTTGCCCTGCTGCTCGCCGTTGTCGCAACGAGCTGTTCCGACACCGCCGAGAAGAAGGGGCCGCCGGATTCGAAAGACAAGGCGACGCCTGTTGCGGTCGTGCGCGTGGTGCAAGAGCGCGTGGAGGGCGCTTTTCTCGAGCGAGAGGCCACGCTCCATCCCGTTTCACAGGTCGTTCTTTCGACGCGTCAAGAAGGCTTCGTGTTGTCGCGCCACATGGAAGACGGCGACACGTTGCACAAGGGCG contains:
- a CDS encoding glycosyl transferase, with the translated sequence MSDFHQSGATTTLHRLGPPNVGRLEGELKHFARDRPMGLVLPCLYTEIQGPGLPGILEVLREVTYLQEVIVSVSGTADAEKFRDVQKYFEALPNALCIWSSGPTVGELLNQLRSSGLAPGPDGKGRAVWIGAGYALARGQTDALAFHDCDVLSYDREFLARLCFPVIHPNLDYDYCKGYYGRATDRLHGRVTRLFLTPLLAALKQTLTELPLIGFISSFRYPLAGEFAMKTALARQVRIPSDWGLEIGLLAEVFRTASPHRICQVELCDNYDHKHQELSAEDATRGLHRMVIDIASTLFHNLASVGVQFDAGFLNTLCAGYLRQAQDTVSSYADDALINGLRFDQHDEELMVETFTSGLRGAGLTFVGDPAPKRLIPNWHRVSAALPEFLADLRYAAEIDRRG
- a CDS encoding PilZ domain-containing protein, with protein sequence MAEDSSDERRKFHRVHTESLVSIARVDSGDSLAQALDVSIGGIRFQTVGLDLQVGERIRVSLTLGDKTVDIVGELVRVTDLDTFTQELGLSFLEIDPEVLELLQQYLPEPHEIEPADQ